One window from the genome of Hyalangium minutum encodes:
- a CDS encoding hydrolase: MRFQPTDSFVPAAGLGSPNAQTIFAALARPTRLPPLRRERLELPDGDFVDLDTFDGASGAPHVLALHGLEGSSQAGYVTAILRGAAERGWGATALNFRSCSGEPNRLARSYHSGEIGDALAVMNHLKSRLTGPLYAVGFSLGANVLCRLLEETGADAPVKAAAAMSAPYDLDACCRKLDGKGPFQLLYRERFLRTLKQKAREKLRRFPDAFDRKAMESARSIRAFDDSVTAPLHGFRDAGHYYAEASSGPRLHAIQRPTLLLSAKDDPMLEDPVIPPSAADNANLSIVLTEYGGHVGFVSGRVHAPRFWGEAQMLAFFDAVGAAQPK, encoded by the coding sequence GTGCGCTTTCAACCGACCGACTCCTTTGTCCCCGCCGCGGGCCTGGGCTCGCCCAACGCGCAGACCATCTTCGCGGCGTTGGCCCGCCCCACGCGCCTGCCGCCACTGCGGCGCGAGCGGCTCGAGCTGCCCGATGGTGACTTCGTCGATCTGGACACCTTCGACGGTGCGTCCGGAGCCCCTCACGTCCTGGCGCTCCACGGGCTGGAGGGCTCCTCGCAGGCCGGCTACGTCACTGCCATCCTCCGAGGCGCGGCGGAGAGAGGCTGGGGCGCCACGGCACTCAACTTCCGCTCGTGCAGCGGCGAGCCGAACCGCCTGGCGCGCTCGTACCACTCGGGAGAGATCGGCGATGCCCTCGCGGTGATGAACCACCTGAAGTCCCGGCTCACCGGCCCGCTGTACGCGGTGGGCTTCTCGCTGGGCGCCAATGTGCTCTGCCGCCTGCTGGAGGAGACCGGAGCGGACGCGCCGGTGAAGGCCGCCGCCGCCATGAGCGCGCCGTATGACCTGGACGCCTGCTGCCGCAAGCTCGATGGGAAAGGCCCCTTCCAGTTGCTCTACCGAGAGCGCTTCCTGCGCACGCTCAAGCAGAAGGCGCGCGAGAAGCTCCGGCGCTTCCCCGACGCGTTCGATCGCAAGGCGATGGAGTCCGCTCGCAGCATCCGCGCGTTCGATGACTCGGTGACGGCGCCGCTGCACGGCTTCCGGGACGCAGGCCACTACTACGCGGAGGCCTCGTCGGGGCCTCGGCTCCACGCCATCCAGCGGCCCACGCTGCTGCTGAGCGCCAAGGATGATCCGATGTTGGAGGATCCCGTCATCCCGCCCAGCGCCGCGGACAATGCGAACCTGAGCATCGTGCTGACCGAGTACGGCGGCCACGTGGGCTTCGTCTCGGGCCGGGTGCACGCGCCGCGCTTCTGGGGCGAGGCACAGATGCTGGCGTTCTTCGACGCCGTGGGTGCCGCTCAACCGAAGTAG